Part of the Lichenicola cladoniae genome is shown below.
GATCAACCAGGTCACGACCGGACTGGCTAGCGAGACCGTCATCCAGACCTCGCTCGGTGCCAAGGTGGCGTCGGTATCGGGAGTTTCGGTGGATGACGAGATGTCGTCGATCGTCGCGTTGCAGAATGCGTATGCGGCGAACGCCAAGGTGATTGCAGCGGTTCAGTCGATGTTCTCCGCCCTGCTCAACGCGACGAACTGAGACGATCATGACCATACAGAACGCGGCCACGGCGCCCATGTCGATGTTGCTGCTGACCGAGGCGGTCGATCGACTGACGGCACAGAACGCGTCGCTGCAAGGCCAGCTCACGTCCGGTGTCGTTTCGGACAGCTATGCGGGTCTCGGCGATCAGCGCATCGTGGCGCTCAGCCTGCAACCACAAATCACCAAGGTGGTGGCGTGGCAAGGCAACATCACGTCTGCACAAAACACGCTGAGCGTCACCCAGACAGTGATGTCGCGGATCGCGACGATCACGAGCAATCTGCAGACATCGCTGATCGGCCTGCAGGGCAATACCACCGCGATCAATGTCTCGCTCGCCGCCTCGCAGGCTCGGCAATCCTTGACCGAGCTGGCCTCGCTGCTCAATACGCAGAACGGGTCGCAATATGTGTTTGGCGGCAATGCTTCGGACACGGCGCCTGTTCCAGACCCGTCATCCGTCACCAGCAGCAGCTTCTTCCAGACGATCGCAGCCAGCGTGGCCGGTGTGGCGACCAATGGTGCTGCGGCGACAGAAACTGCAAGCGTGGCGGCGGCCTCCGACAACAGTCCCGGGCAGTCGGTCTTTTCGAGTGCCCTCAGCGTCGATACGACCACGGCTGCCGCGACCGGTCATAGTGTCACGGTGGGGGACCAGCAGCACGTCACGGTGGGGTTCGTTGCCACGCAAGGGGGTGCGGCCAGCGCGACGTCGACAGGCTCTTCCATTCGCGACCTGATGCGAGGACTTGCGGTGGTCGGCAGCCTCGACCAGGCCAACGCATCGAGTAGCGGTTTCTCGACCCTGGTAGCCGATACGGCGTCCCAGATGCAAGCCGTCAGCAGTAGCCTGAACCTCACGGTCGCCTCACTGGGTCAGACACAGGCGCAAATGGCCAGTCAAGGCAATTCGCTCGGGCAGCTCGGCGATGCGCTGACGAAGCAGCTCGGCCTCGTCAAGGATAGCGATCCGGCAGCCCTGTCCGTCCAGTTGACGATGACGCAGAACCAGTTGCAGGCGTCCTATAGCCTGATCGCCGACATGAAGGGCATGTCGCTGGCCGCATATCTCTGAGTTCCAAAAGGGTTTGTTAATCTAATGGGGTCATGGTCCGCCTGCGTCGGCGGCGATCGGGTTGTCGCGAGAATACGGTGCTGCATGTCTCATCTCGTTCTGGAACTACGGCAGGGTGAGATGATGGTCGTCAACGGAGCGACCATACTGTTCCGAAACAAGTGCCGGATCGAGCTGGTGTCCCATGCACGTTTCCTGTTCGGCAAGCAGATCATGGTCGCTCAGGAAGCGGAAACGTCGATGCGGCGTTTGTACTATAAGCTCCAGATTGCCTATGTCGGTCCCGTGGAAGACCGTGCCGGGGCAACCGACGATACCCGCGCCCGGTTGGCCGAGTTGCAGCGGGCGGTGGTTGGCGATGCCGCAATCACGCTGGGCGCTGTCGCGGATGCCTTCGAAGCCGAAGACTTCTATAAGGCGCTGAAGCTCCTGCGGATGATGATACGCGATGAAAAGACGGATACGATCTCTGAATCCGAAAGGTCATAGACACTCCATTAATCTTTTCATGGTGTGCTGATGATCTAGTTATTTACAGGAGACATCACCGTGACATTGTCGATCAATACCAACACGGCCGCGATGGCGGCGCTCGAATCCTTGTCGGCGACGACCGCCGCATTGAACGCCACCGAAAGCCAGGTCTCAACCGGCAAGAAGGTCTCCTCCGCATCCGACAACCCGGCGATTTATGCAATCTCGCAGTCGATGATGGGTAATATTTCCGGCCTCTCGGCTGTATCCGACAGCCTTGCTTTCGGCTCTCAGGTCGTGAACACGGCCAGCAAGGCGTCTGCCGACATCATCGCGACGTTACAGACACTGCAAGCTTCCGTCACCACGGCCAGTACGACCGGTATTTCGCTCTCGACGATGCAGAGCCAAGTGTCCAATGCGTTGAACCAGATCAATGACTACGCGCGAAACTCGACCTTCAACGGCATCAACCTTCTGACCTCGGCGTCTGACGCCGGGAGCACGGTTACGAATGCAAACCTGAACGTCGTGACAGGGTTGCAAGGCAATGTGCTTACCGTCGCCAATCAGGCAACGGCGACGACACCTAATGCGGTGACTCTGACTGATGCACTCGGGCTAACGACCGGAATGTCGGCGAATGGCACGGTGATCGCAAACGGAACGGCCGCAGCCGGACAGACAGCCCAGTCGATCCTCACTGGCGCCGCCACGGGTCTGAATATCAGCACCAGCCCCGATCTGGCCGCCACCGATTTC
Proteins encoded:
- a CDS encoding flagellin, coding for MTIQNAATAPMSMLLLTEAVDRLTAQNASLQGQLTSGVVSDSYAGLGDQRIVALSLQPQITKVVAWQGNITSAQNTLSVTQTVMSRIATITSNLQTSLIGLQGNTTAINVSLAASQARQSLTELASLLNTQNGSQYVFGGNASDTAPVPDPSSVTSSSFFQTIAASVAGVATNGAAATETASVAAASDNSPGQSVFSSALSVDTTTAAATGHSVTVGDQQHVTVGFVATQGGAASATSTGSSIRDLMRGLAVVGSLDQANASSSGFSTLVADTASQMQAVSSSLNLTVASLGQTQAQMASQGNSLGQLGDALTKQLGLVKDSDPAALSVQLTMTQNQLQASYSLIADMKGMSLAAYL
- a CDS encoding flagellar biosynthesis repressor FlbT encodes the protein MSHLVLELRQGEMMVVNGATILFRNKCRIELVSHARFLFGKQIMVAQEAETSMRRLYYKLQIAYVGPVEDRAGATDDTRARLAELQRAVVGDAAITLGAVADAFEAEDFYKALKLLRMMIRDEKTDTISESERS
- a CDS encoding flagellin; its protein translation is MTLSINTNTAAMAALESLSATTAALNATESQVSTGKKVSSASDNPAIYAISQSMMGNISGLSAVSDSLAFGSQVVNTASKASADIIATLQTLQASVTTASTTGISLSTMQSQVSNALNQINDYARNSTFNGINLLTSASDAGSTVTNANLNVVTGLQGNVLTVANQATATTPNAVTLTDALGLTTGMSANGTVIANGTAAAGQTAQSILTGAATGLNISTSPDLAATDFAAGNNVVLTNGDGTTTTFEFGDGTTAAQSVETSGATANHVVVVLVDATTQSTSTMLGSLVSAMNNNGYNAVTQSNGSIDVTGQGVTASKSNLAAGGATSIDDGTALSASEAVITTIQSAITKMTGISGNLGATTQQITGMQSFTSDLSDALTSGVGALTDADLSATSARLTSLQTKQQLAIQSLSIANSQSSSILSLFR